In Patagioenas fasciata isolate bPatFas1 chromosome 2, bPatFas1.hap1, whole genome shotgun sequence, a single window of DNA contains:
- the LOC139827236 gene encoding uncharacterized protein codes for MSWFHLRRGEARRGKPSISIDSTAEQNGPATGPSWPCGPPCRPPQRSLGTPRASVVAVGAEPCQPRQRSERRGRSEQKKEEEAHGPPGPWLRRPRNGGSLPGAAAPPPGERRSRWRLTHPGRRRSSPWTSTRLGRRRSRWTWTRLRQGCWGTRAAWAGCPQRRGARSAAGRPGALPEPPSRRLGTSGAAPAAATSRLRGMGRDGMGRAGAAAALEPQPQSTGRSPQEPPQTARTPKGSAGAGACLQGKRSPLESARDRRGPKDAASETKGQRGICSLPSKEEKFGDKTLRGLVMNS; via the exons atgagttggttccacctgaggcgaggcgaggcgaggcgaggcaaaccaagtATAAGcattgacagcactgcagagcaaaatggccccgcgacggggccctcgtggccctgtgggccgccatgccggccaccgcagcgttcgctggggacgccgcgagcctctgttgtggcagttggagcagagccgtgccagccgcgccagcgctcggagagaagaggccgcagcgagcagaagaaagaagaggaggctcacggaccccccggcccatggctccgccgcccaagaaacggcggcagcctgccgggagcagcagcaccgcccccaggcgagaggaggagccgatggaggttgacccaccccgggaggaggaggagcagcccatggacatcgacccgcctcgggaggaggcggagccgatggacgtggacccgcctcaggcagggctgctggggcacaagagcagcgtGGGCGGGCtgcccccagcgccgtggtgcccgaagcgccgcaggacggccgggggctctcccagagcccccaagcaggcgcctgggcacaagcggcgccgcccccgcagccgccactagccgcctccggggcatgggacgggacgggatgggccgggccggagcagcagccgctctggagccgcag ccccagagcaccgggaggagtcctcaggagcccccacagacggccaggacacccaagggcagcgctggagctggagcttgccttcaagggaaaag aagcccGCTGGAGAGCGCCAGAGACCGCCGGGGACCGAAGGACGCcgcgtcggagaccaaaggacagcgtgggatctgcagcttgccttcaaaagaggaaaagtttggagacaaaaccttacgag gtttggtcatgaattcttga